In one window of Skermanella rosea DNA:
- the nikC gene encoding nickel transporter permease, translating into MTGAPMDGARTGHGLRDWLLTDTPRSRGQARLGRLYAGWLAFSRNRLAMVGFFIIAALVLVALFAPLIATQSPYDQDLANRLQPPGTAHWFGTDQFGRDIFSRVVHGSRLTLYIVLLVAVTAPVVGLLIGTVSGYLGGWTDIVLMRITDIFLAFPKLILALAFVAALGPGIENAVIAIAITSWPPYARIARAETMTIRHSDFISAVRLQGASPVRIIAGHVIPLCTSSLIVRVTLDMAGIILTAAGLGFLGLGAQPPLPEWGAMISTGRQYLLEQWWVATLPGLAIFVVSLGFNLLGDGLRDVLDPKNG; encoded by the coding sequence ATGACCGGCGCCCCCATGGACGGCGCCCGCACGGGGCACGGGCTGCGCGACTGGCTGCTGACCGACACGCCGCGCTCGCGGGGACAGGCACGGCTTGGCCGGCTCTATGCCGGCTGGCTGGCCTTCTCGCGCAACCGGCTCGCGATGGTCGGCTTCTTCATCATCGCGGCCCTGGTCCTGGTCGCCCTGTTCGCCCCGCTGATCGCCACCCAGTCGCCCTACGACCAGGACCTCGCCAACCGCCTCCAGCCGCCCGGCACCGCCCATTGGTTCGGAACCGACCAGTTCGGCCGCGACATCTTCTCGCGCGTCGTCCACGGCTCGCGGCTGACGCTCTACATCGTGCTCCTGGTCGCGGTCACCGCCCCGGTGGTCGGGCTGCTGATCGGCACCGTGTCCGGCTATCTCGGCGGCTGGACCGACATCGTGCTGATGCGTATCACCGACATCTTCCTGGCCTTCCCCAAGCTGATCCTGGCGCTGGCCTTCGTCGCGGCGCTGGGGCCGGGGATCGAGAACGCGGTCATCGCCATCGCGATCACCTCCTGGCCGCCCTATGCCCGCATCGCCCGGGCGGAAACCATGACGATCCGCCACAGCGACTTCATCAGCGCCGTCCGCCTGCAAGGCGCCTCTCCGGTGAGGATCATCGCGGGGCATGTGATTCCGCTCTGCACCTCGTCGCTGATCGTGCGGGTCACGCTCGACATGGCCGGCATCATCCTGACCGCCGCAGGCCTGGGTTTCCTGGGGCTGGGAGCCCAGCCGCCGCTGCCGGAATGGGGCGCCATGATCTCGACCGGGCGCCAATACCTGCTGGAGCAATGGTGGGTCGCCACCCTGCCGGGTCTCGCGATCTTCGTGGTCAGCCTGGGATTCAACCTGCTGGGCGACGGTCTGCGCGACGTGCTGGACCCCAAGAACGGATGA
- a CDS encoding ABC transporter permease yields the protein MRRVAGLLASVALTLLGLLLVTFLIGRVVPIDPVLAAVGDRANAETYERMRQELGLDLPLWQQFGLYVADVVRGDLGTSVLTSRPVLEDVARVFPATLELATAAVVIGVVLGIPAGVMAAVHRGRWPDHLVRVLGLVGYSVPVFWLGLVGLLLFYAKLDWAPGPGRLDVFYDGLVDPVTGILTVDALLAGETEIFWNALSHLVLPASILGYFSIAYISRMTRSFMLDQLRQEYITTARVKGLSEARVVWRHALGNIAVPLITVVALSYATLLEGSVLTETVFAWPGLGQYITNSLLSADMNAVLGGTLVVGAVFIGLNLLSDLLYRLLDPRARR from the coding sequence CTGCGGCGGGTCGCCGGGCTGCTGGCTTCCGTGGCGCTCACGCTGCTCGGGCTGCTGCTGGTGACCTTCCTGATCGGCCGCGTCGTGCCGATCGACCCGGTGCTGGCCGCCGTCGGCGATCGCGCCAATGCCGAGACCTACGAGCGGATGCGGCAGGAGCTGGGCCTGGACCTGCCGCTCTGGCAGCAGTTCGGCCTGTACGTCGCCGACGTGGTGCGCGGCGACCTCGGCACCTCGGTGCTGACCTCGCGCCCGGTGCTGGAGGACGTCGCCCGCGTCTTTCCCGCCACGCTGGAGCTGGCGACCGCGGCCGTCGTCATCGGCGTGGTGCTGGGCATTCCCGCCGGCGTGATGGCCGCCGTCCATCGGGGCCGCTGGCCCGACCATCTGGTCCGCGTGCTGGGGCTGGTGGGCTATTCCGTGCCGGTGTTCTGGCTCGGGCTGGTCGGGCTGCTGCTGTTCTACGCCAAGCTGGACTGGGCGCCCGGGCCGGGCAGGCTCGACGTCTTCTACGACGGGCTGGTCGATCCGGTGACCGGCATCCTGACCGTGGACGCGCTGCTGGCAGGGGAGACCGAGATCTTCTGGAACGCGCTGTCCCACCTGGTCCTGCCGGCCTCCATCCTGGGCTATTTCAGCATCGCCTATATCAGCCGCATGACCCGAAGCTTCATGCTGGACCAGCTCAGGCAGGAATACATCACGACCGCCCGGGTCAAGGGCCTGTCCGAAGCCCGGGTGGTCTGGCGCCACGCGCTGGGCAACATCGCGGTGCCGCTGATCACGGTGGTGGCGCTGTCCTACGCCACCCTGCTGGAAGGCTCGGTCCTGACCGAGACGGTGTTCGCCTGGCCCGGTCTCGGCCAGTACATCACCAACAGCCTGCTGAGCGCCGATATGAACGCCGTGCTGGGCGGCACGCTGGTGGTGGGCGCGGTCTTCATCGGCCTGAACCTGCTGTCCGACCTGCTGTACAGGCTGCTCGACCCGAGGGCGCGGCGATGA
- a CDS encoding ABC transporter ATP-binding protein: MTSLTPPLLTVENLRVRFPARDGFTEAVRGVSFTVGREKLGIVGESGSGKSMTGRAILRLVPPPGEVSADRIEFDGTDLRTASERTMRGIRGRRISMVMQDPKFSLNPVMTVGRQIAEAYQVHSGAGRRDARRRALEMLEAVRIRDPERVFDLYPHEVSGGMGQRIMIAMMLIPDPDLLIADEPTSALDVTVQMQVLAIMDELCGRRGMGLVFISHDLNLVASFCDRILIMYAGRVVETCRADELRDARHPYTRGLLDSLPRLDETRPELPVLARDPAWIGNGTGSGR; this comes from the coding sequence ATGACTTCCCTGACACCTCCTCTCCTCACCGTCGAGAACCTGCGCGTCCGCTTTCCGGCGCGCGACGGCTTCACCGAGGCCGTCCGCGGCGTCTCCTTCACCGTCGGGCGGGAGAAGCTGGGGATCGTCGGCGAGTCCGGCTCCGGCAAGTCCATGACGGGGCGAGCCATCCTGCGCCTCGTCCCGCCGCCGGGCGAGGTTTCCGCCGACCGGATCGAGTTCGACGGCACGGACCTGCGCACGGCTTCCGAACGGACGATGCGCGGCATCCGCGGCCGGCGCATCTCCATGGTCATGCAGGACCCCAAGTTCTCGCTCAATCCCGTGATGACCGTCGGCCGCCAGATCGCGGAGGCCTACCAGGTCCACAGCGGCGCCGGCCGGCGCGACGCCCGGCGGCGCGCGCTGGAGATGCTGGAAGCCGTCCGCATCCGCGATCCGGAGCGGGTGTTCGACCTGTACCCGCACGAGGTCTCCGGCGGGATGGGGCAGCGCATCATGATCGCGATGATGCTGATTCCGGACCCCGACCTGCTGATCGCGGACGAGCCGACATCGGCGCTGGACGTCACGGTCCAGATGCAGGTGCTGGCGATCATGGACGAGCTGTGCGGCAGGCGGGGCATGGGGCTGGTCTTCATCAGCCACGACCTCAACCTGGTGGCCTCGTTCTGCGATCGCATCCTGATCATGTATGCCGGCCGGGTGGTCGAGACCTGCCGCGCCGACGAACTGCGCGATGCCAGGCATCCCTATACCCGAGGACTGCTCGACAGCCTTCCCCGGCTGGACGAGACGCGGCCCGAGCTGCCGGTCCTGGCCCGCGACCCCGCCTGGATCGGGAATGGGACGGGGAGCGGCCGATGA